Genomic window (Salinibacterium sp. M195):
TGCCCGAACAGGTCAATCGCGGCTGGCGAATACATGTGCGGAAGCAGTTCGCTGCGTGCCCGACCGTCGCCATGCTCGCCAGACAGCGAGCCGCCATGAGAGGCCACGAGTTTGGCGGCGTCATCCACGAAGGCTCGCAAAACAGCGCCATCCGTCGCGAGAGGAATATCGAGACGAACATGAACGCAACCGTCCCCGAAATGGCCGTACGGCATCCCCTCTATTGCGTACTCGGTCAGTAGTTTGTCGAAGTCGCGAAGGTAGGCACCGAGACGCTCGGGAGGGACTGCAGCATCTTCGAACCCCGGCCAGGCTTGCTTGCCGGATGACGTGCGCCCCGCCAAGCCTGCACCGTCTTCTCGGATGCGCCACAGTTGTTTCGCGGCCACAGCATCGGTGATGACTCGTGCCTCGATCGCGGCGGAGTCGGCGGCGAGTCGCTTCGCGCGTTGGAGGGTCTCGGCGGGGTCGGCTCCCGTTACCTCCACGAGCAGCCACCCGGCGCCTTGGGGCAGGGCGGCGACGGCGCTGGCGCCTCGCTGACGGCTGACGGCATCCACAATGCGGGCGTCGAGTCCTTCGATGGCACTGGGATGGTGGGGCAGAAGCGCGGGCACGGCGTCGGCCGCGGTTGCCATATCGGGGTAGCCGAGCGCGACGAGCAGCGGATGCTGTGGCTCAGCCACGAGCTCGACCGTTGCTTCGAGCACGGTCACGAGGCTGCCTTCGGTGCCCACGAGACTGCGGGCCAGGTTATTGCCGTGCTCGGGGAGCAGGTGTTCGAGACTGTAGCCCGACACCTGACGACCGAAGCGACCGAGCTCGGTGCGCATCGTTGCGAGGTTGTCGTTGACGAGGGCCGCAATGCCGTTTACCGCGCTGGGATCGTCGGCGGCGATGAACCGCCTACCGAGACCGTCGACAACGTCGAGGCTGAGCACGTTGTCCGCCGTTTTCCCGAACTGCAGGGAGTGGGCTCCGCACGCGTTATTGCCGATCATTCCGCCGAGGGTGCAGCGGGACGATGTTGAAGGGTCGGGGCCGAAGCGTAAACCGTGGGGGTGCGCAGCTGTTTGGAGAGTGGTCAGAACGGTTCCGGGCTGTACGCGCGCGGTGCGAGCATCCGGGTCGATTTCGATCACCTGGTTGAGGTGGCGCGAGAAGTCGAGAACAATGCCTGTGCCGATAGCATTGCCCGCGATTGAGGTGCCGCCGCCCCGAGAAGTGACCGGCGTGCTACTTTCGCGGCTGATCGCGAACGCCGCGAGCACATCGTCGGTGTCGCGCGGGAACACGACCACGTGCGGCACAACACGATAATTGGAGGCGTCGCTGGAGTACTCGGCGCGACGACGCGTGCTGTCATCGACCTCGCCACCGACCGCGGAGCGCAGGGCGTGAACGACTTCGCTGCGATCCTGCAGAGAAGTGTCTGGCATCCCCCTATTGTGCCTCTAGAGTCAATTCATGCCCTTGATTGCCACCATCGTGCTTGCCGGCTTCGGCTTCGGGCTTTCGCTCATTATCGCGATCGGTGCACAAAATGCGTTCGTGTTGCGGCAAGGGTTGCGCCGAGAACACGTCACCGCTGTTGTGCTGGTCTGTGCGCTCTCCGACATCGTGTTGATCGTCGCTGGCATTGCCGGGCTCGGCGCCCTCATTCAACAGGCTGGCTGGCTTCTGGTGGTTGCGCGCATCGGCGGTGCACTCTTTCTGCTCGTTTACGCCTTTCTCTCGATTCGCCGGGCGACCCGACCCCAAGCCCTCACGGCAACGGCAGCAGGAACCGGGATGACGCTTGCCGCCGCCCTCTCGACAGCGCTCGCGCTGACCTGGCTCAACCCGCACGTCTACATCGACACCGTGCTGCTACTCGGATCCATCGGAGGAACGTACGGTGACGACCGCTGGTGGTTCGCGCTCGGAGCGTGCCTCGGCAGTGTCGTCTGGTTTGCGGCAATCGGCTACGGCAGTCGGTACCTGCGGCCACTGTTCGCGAAGCCTGCTGCGTGGCGCGTACTCGACATTGTGATCGCCGTGATCATGGTCGTACTGGCGGCGAGCCTGGTGGCCGGGCTGTTCGAGTAGCTGAGAGTGCGAGCTGTGGCGGTCGCTGCGCTGACAGTGGATTAGCGCAGAGCGGAGAGGTCGAACATCCATTCATTGACGTGGATGGGGTGGCCTTGGGGATACTCGAAATCGGCTTCGCCGGCGAGTGTGAAACCGGCGCGGCGGCAGAGGGCGTTTGACGCCGCGTTGTCGGTGCGAGGGAACGCGAAGACCTGATCGCGATCGCCATTGTCTGCCGCGTACTGAATGCATTCGGAGAGTGCGCGACCGGCGATTCCGAGGCCTTGATGGGCGGTGTGCACGCTCCATCCGGTTTCGTAGACGTCTTTGTTACGCCAGCTCTTCTTCCAGAAGCCCACTGAACCAACGGGGTCGTCTGCGGCGGCGGATCGGATGCGGAACATGCGCGCCTCGTCCGTCTCCCACAGGTGCAAAAACTTGGCGTGCCGAGTGACGATTTGCTTATCGCTTTCGGGCCCGCCGAGGAAGGCCGTCATCTCGGGAGTATTGCTTCGTTCGAGCACGGGAAGATCGTCAAATTGCCAACGTTCAAGCCACACTCTGTGCTCGGAATCGCTCGTCATACCGGCACGATACCGCGTACGCATTGATGGCTCTCAAGAGTTTTTAGTGAAAATCTCTTAGGTTTTCTACGCGGACACGCTAGCGACGTGCTAAAAATCAACTATGCGGACTTGTGGTGCGATTTTTCTCAGTGTTCTGGTTGTTCTCGGGACTGTCGGCTGCGTGTCAACCGCGCCGGAAACATCCGAGCCGCAAGGGCAGCAGGGTGAGTCTGGTGCAGCGGCGGAGGAAGGCGGTTGGGAAATGCCGCTTCTCAGCGCTGACTCTAGTTTTCTGAATCCTGAATCTCCGTACTCGGTGCTCTTCGAGCAAGTGGATTCCGGCGCCCACGAATACTCACTGCCTCCTCTCGGCGACTCTGTCGAGCAGCTCTTTCTCGCGATTGGCTGCGACAGGAATACCCCCTATGAAGTGGCGGTGGTTTCTGGTGAAACGGTCGTGGATAGAACGTGGGCGAGTAACTGCGCTAGTGAGCGGGGCAAACCGGCATCGACTTATCTCACTTCGTCGCTCGAGGGTGACCTGTCGTCGTTGACGCTCAGGGTTACCGTCGACGAAGGCGCTCGGTTCAGTGTCTCGGTGTTCGAAGCGGCGAACGCAAGTGACTAGGTAACTAGTCCTCCCCAGAGCGTCAGGTGGGGGACTCTTCTCCTATTCGTGCTGGTGTGCATTGTCGGTCGTGCCCAGGCGCGACTCTTGAGCCATGGCAGCAAAAGACGACCTCGGCGCACGCGGCGAAAAGCTCGCGACCGAGCACCTGATCAGTGCAGGGTTTGAGATCCTCGATCGCAATTGGCGGTGCTCACAGGGGGAACTCGACATTGTGGCGAGAGAGCTCGACGAACTCGTGTTCGTCGAGGTCAAGACTCGCTCGAGTGTGCTGTTCGGGCATCCGTTCGAATCGATCACCACCACGAAACTCGCCCGACTGCGGCGACTTGCGGCTGCCTGGTGCGACGATCATCCGGGGTTAGGTTCTTCCGTGCGCATCGATGCCGTTGCGGTGATCGTGCCCTCGCGGGGTGACGTCGAAATCGAACACTTGAAGCGCATCTCGTGATCGGCAGAACGTACGCCGTATCGCTGCTCGGCCTCGAAGGGGCAATTGTCGAGATCGAAGCTGACCTCTCCAACAACCTTCCAGGTTTCGTGCTCATTGGCTTACCCGACACCGCGCTTGGCGAAGCCAAAGACCGCGTGCGGGCAGCGGCAACAAATTCCGGATGTGGGCTACCGAACCGCAAAATCACGGTCAATCTATCGCCGGCCGCGCTGCCGAAACACGGCTCCGGCTTTGACCTAGGGATAGCACTCGCGGCGCTTGCTGCCTCCGGAACCGTCTCAGCGGAATCTATTGACCGTGTTCTCCACATTGGCGAGTTGGGCCTCGACGGACGCCTTCGCCCCGTCAACGGTGTGTTGCCGGCCGTGCTCGCGGCATCCCGTGCCGGATTCACTACCGTGATGGTGCCAAGCGGCAATGCCGATGAAGCGTCGCTCGTTCCCGACATGCGGGTTATTGCGGTTCCGTCATTGAGAGACGCCGCTATCTGGCACGGCGGAGAGTTCGAACCTGTGCCCGTTGACGTCATCACCCGGC
Coding sequences:
- a CDS encoding LysE/ArgO family amino acid transporter, translated to MPLIATIVLAGFGFGLSLIIAIGAQNAFVLRQGLRREHVTAVVLVCALSDIVLIVAGIAGLGALIQQAGWLLVVARIGGALFLLVYAFLSIRRATRPQALTATAAGTGMTLAAALSTALALTWLNPHVYIDTVLLLGSIGGTYGDDRWWFALGACLGSVVWFAAIGYGSRYLRPLFAKPAAWRVLDIVIAVIMVVLAASLVAGLFE
- a CDS encoding GNAT family N-acetyltransferase — protein: MTSDSEHRVWLERWQFDDLPVLERSNTPEMTAFLGGPESDKQIVTRHAKFLHLWETDEARMFRIRSAAADDPVGSVGFWKKSWRNKDVYETGWSVHTAHQGLGIAGRALSECIQYAADNGDRDQVFAFPRTDNAASNALCRRAGFTLAGEADFEYPQGHPIHVNEWMFDLSALR
- a CDS encoding YraN family protein, whose protein sequence is MAAKDDLGARGEKLATEHLISAGFEILDRNWRCSQGELDIVARELDELVFVEVKTRSSVLFGHPFESITTTKLARLRRLAAAWCDDHPGLGSSVRIDAVAVIVPSRGDVEIEHLKRIS